One segment of Cyprinus carpio isolate SPL01 chromosome B20, ASM1834038v1, whole genome shotgun sequence DNA contains the following:
- the LOC109053767 gene encoding uridine-cytidine kinase-like 1 isoform X2, with protein sequence MAMTMSQSDVQVQQKEGVEDEQSMFRSDSGEDSLDGLMRQRCPLTPSLSPRKRTTSQSKTEPPLLRTNKRTIYTAGRPPWYNVTGTTFKEAFVIGLCGGSASGKTTVANKIIEALDVPWVVLLSMDSFYKVLSKEEQELAARNEYNFDHPDAFDFELLVTVLRKLKKGKSIKVPVYDFTSHNRRKEWKTVYGANVVIFEGILAFANKELLKLLDMKVFVDTDSDIRLIRRLKRDITNRGRDIAGVIKQYNKFVKPAFEQYIEPTVQVADIVVPRGGENFVALDLIVQHVHSQLEKREITVRSALASAHQGQPLPKTLSVMESTPQVRGMHTIIRNKETSRDEFIFYSKRLMRLLIEHALSFLPLKPVSVETPQGTVYEGKRLSGKRITGVSILRAGETMEQALMAVCKDIRLGKILIQTNHDTGEPELHYLRLPKDISEDYVILMDSTVSTGAAALMAVRVLLDHDVQEDKIFLLSLLMAEMGVHSVAYAFPKVRIITTAVDKNVNDEFHIIPGIGNFGDRYFGTDAPSDCYESDEGMDY encoded by the exons tGGTGAGGATTCTCTCGATGGCCTTATGAGACAAAGATGTCCCCTGACCCCTTCGCTGTCCCCACGGAAACGGACCACCAGCCAAAGCAAAACAGAGCCTCCACTTCTGAGGACGAATAAGAGGACAATCTACACCGCAGGACGTCCACCCTGGTACAATGTTACTGGGACCACCTTTAAAGAAGCTTTTGTAATCG GTCTGTGTGGAGGAAGTGCCTCTGGGAAAACCACCGTGGCCAATAAGATCATAGAGGCTCTTGATGTTCCTTGGGTTGTTCTGCTCTCTATGGACTCTTTCTACAAG GTTTTGAGTAAAGAGGAGCAGGAGTTGGCAGCAAGAAATGAGTACAACTTTGATCATCCCGATGCCTTTGATTTTGAACTGCTGGTAACTGTGTTGAGAAAACTGAAAAAGGGCAAAAGCATCAAAGTGCCAGTGTATGACTTTACCAGTCACAATCGTCGCAAGGAGTGG AAAACTGTCTATGGGGCCAACGTTGTGATATTTGAGGGAATCTTGGCTTTTGCCAACAAGGAGCTTTTAAAG CTCCTAGACATGAAGGTGTTTGTAGACACAGACTCAGACATCCGGCTAATCAGGCGCCTAAAGAGGGACATCACGAATAGAGGGCGTGACATTGCAGGCGTCATTAAACAGTACAACAAATTTGTCAAGCCAGCGTTTGAGCAGTATATCGAACCCACTGTGCAAGTTGCAGATATTGTGGTCCCAAGAG GTGGAGAAAACTTCGTAGCCTTGGATCTGATTGTTCAGCATGTTCACAGTCAGCTGGAAAAG CGTGAAATCACAGTGAG ATCAGCCCTGGCATCTGCCCATCAGGGTCAACCTTTACCCAAGACCCTGAGTGTCATGGAGAGCACCCCACAGGTCCGAGGAATGCACACTATTATCAG GAATAAAGAAACCAGTCGAGAtgaatttattttctattcaaagAGATTAATGAGGCTCCTTATAGAGCACGCCCTGTCCTTTCTGCCGCTGAAG CCGGTGTCTGTTGAAACTCCTCAAGGAACTGTATATGAAGGGAAGAGGCTGAGTGGGAAAAGG ATTACTGGTGTGTCCATTCTACGGGCAGGAGAGACCATGGAACAGGCCTTGATGGCTGTTTGTAAGGACATTCGGCTCGGAAAGATCCTCATTCAGACTAATCATGACACAGGAGAGCCTGAG CTCCATTACCTTCGTTTGCCCAAGGACATCAGTGAGGACTACGTTATCCTGATGGACAGCACTGTGTCTACAGGAGCGGCAGCTCTCATGGCTGTCAGAGTCTTGCTT GATCATGACGTCCAGGAGGATAAGATCTTCCTGCTCTCTCTGCTCATGGCGGAGATGGGTGTTCACTCAGTGGCCTACGCCTTTCCCAAAGTGCGCATCATCACCACTGCCGTGGACAAGAATGTCAACGATGAGTTTCACATCATTCCAGGGATTG GTAATTTTGGGGATCGTTACTTTGGGACTGATGCTCCTTCAGACTGCTATGAAAGTGATGAGGGGATGGACTACTGA
- the LOC109053767 gene encoding uridine-cytidine kinase-like 1 isoform X1, protein MAMTMSQSDVQVQQKEGVEDEQSMFRSDSGEDSLDGLMRQRCPLTPSLSPRKRTTSQSKTEPPLLRTNKRTIYTAGRPPWYNVTGTTFKEAFVIGLCGGSASGKTTVANKIIEALDVPWVVLLSMDSFYKVLSKEEQELAARNEYNFDHPDAFDFELLVTVLRKLKKGKSIKVPVYDFTSHNRRKEWKTVYGANVVIFEGILAFANKELLKLLDMKVFVDTDSDIRLIRRLKRDITNRGRDIAGVIKQYNKFVKPAFEQYIEPTVQVADIVVPRGGENFVALDLIVQHVHSQLEKRKLRWDISALASAHQGQPLPKTLSVMESTPQVRGMHTIIRNKETSRDEFIFYSKRLMRLLIEHALSFLPLKPVSVETPQGTVYEGKRLSGKRITGVSILRAGETMEQALMAVCKDIRLGKILIQTNHDTGEPELHYLRLPKDISEDYVILMDSTVSTGAAALMAVRVLLDHDVQEDKIFLLSLLMAEMGVHSVAYAFPKVRIITTAVDKNVNDEFHIIPGIGNFGDRYFGTDAPSDCYESDEGMDY, encoded by the exons tGGTGAGGATTCTCTCGATGGCCTTATGAGACAAAGATGTCCCCTGACCCCTTCGCTGTCCCCACGGAAACGGACCACCAGCCAAAGCAAAACAGAGCCTCCACTTCTGAGGACGAATAAGAGGACAATCTACACCGCAGGACGTCCACCCTGGTACAATGTTACTGGGACCACCTTTAAAGAAGCTTTTGTAATCG GTCTGTGTGGAGGAAGTGCCTCTGGGAAAACCACCGTGGCCAATAAGATCATAGAGGCTCTTGATGTTCCTTGGGTTGTTCTGCTCTCTATGGACTCTTTCTACAAG GTTTTGAGTAAAGAGGAGCAGGAGTTGGCAGCAAGAAATGAGTACAACTTTGATCATCCCGATGCCTTTGATTTTGAACTGCTGGTAACTGTGTTGAGAAAACTGAAAAAGGGCAAAAGCATCAAAGTGCCAGTGTATGACTTTACCAGTCACAATCGTCGCAAGGAGTGG AAAACTGTCTATGGGGCCAACGTTGTGATATTTGAGGGAATCTTGGCTTTTGCCAACAAGGAGCTTTTAAAG CTCCTAGACATGAAGGTGTTTGTAGACACAGACTCAGACATCCGGCTAATCAGGCGCCTAAAGAGGGACATCACGAATAGAGGGCGTGACATTGCAGGCGTCATTAAACAGTACAACAAATTTGTCAAGCCAGCGTTTGAGCAGTATATCGAACCCACTGTGCAAGTTGCAGATATTGTGGTCCCAAGAG GTGGAGAAAACTTCGTAGCCTTGGATCTGATTGTTCAGCATGTTCACAGTCAGCTGGAAAAG AGGAAACTCCGCTGGGATAT ATCAGCCCTGGCATCTGCCCATCAGGGTCAACCTTTACCCAAGACCCTGAGTGTCATGGAGAGCACCCCACAGGTCCGAGGAATGCACACTATTATCAG GAATAAAGAAACCAGTCGAGAtgaatttattttctattcaaagAGATTAATGAGGCTCCTTATAGAGCACGCCCTGTCCTTTCTGCCGCTGAAG CCGGTGTCTGTTGAAACTCCTCAAGGAACTGTATATGAAGGGAAGAGGCTGAGTGGGAAAAGG ATTACTGGTGTGTCCATTCTACGGGCAGGAGAGACCATGGAACAGGCCTTGATGGCTGTTTGTAAGGACATTCGGCTCGGAAAGATCCTCATTCAGACTAATCATGACACAGGAGAGCCTGAG CTCCATTACCTTCGTTTGCCCAAGGACATCAGTGAGGACTACGTTATCCTGATGGACAGCACTGTGTCTACAGGAGCGGCAGCTCTCATGGCTGTCAGAGTCTTGCTT GATCATGACGTCCAGGAGGATAAGATCTTCCTGCTCTCTCTGCTCATGGCGGAGATGGGTGTTCACTCAGTGGCCTACGCCTTTCCCAAAGTGCGCATCATCACCACTGCCGTGGACAAGAATGTCAACGATGAGTTTCACATCATTCCAGGGATTG GTAATTTTGGGGATCGTTACTTTGGGACTGATGCTCCTTCAGACTGCTATGAAAGTGATGAGGGGATGGACTACTGA